The Xenopus laevis strain J_2021 chromosome 5L, Xenopus_laevis_v10.1, whole genome shotgun sequence genome has a segment encoding these proteins:
- the col10a1.L gene encoding collagen alpha-1(X) chain — protein sequence MHLQTSIILFLVFPKFVYTSGYYPERHAKQSSMKGPPPFLPFNAKSQVIPVPEQGPTGPPGPAGPRGLPGPPGPQGKPGYGVPGPQGAQGVPGPPGYSSIGKPGFPGIPGKQGEPGKPGEKGDIGPIGLPGTRGQQGPPGISGPTGISAAGIPGSKGTVGPPGPRGIPGFKGEPGIPGINGLKGQNGYGIPGHPGERGLPGLAGPPGPQGLTGIGKPGINGLPGQPGKVGDQGLPGEQGPQGLSGPQGPFGQPGLPGVGKPGSNGVPGMIGPQGPKGQPGLPGMPGPQGLPGFGKPGLSGLKGHRGLDGAPGIPGLKGEQGSDGYPGPPGLPGQIGIQGIQGPRGTPGEAGLPGHKGDVGPKGSAGIPGPNGERGMPGLDGKPGYPGESGLAGLKGHPGISGQKGEKGIVGPPGLPGIAGPIGPRGETGYNGEQGPRGVTGIPGMRGPAGPPGIPGLPGQKGETGAPGIPGPAGIAVKGMQGPMGHSGIPGQRGMNGEQGVPGPPGPPGEPGQVIMPHYMPDGYAKSGQVQSLREVQASAFTAILTKAYPSVGIPIKFDRILYNKQNHYDSRTGIFTCRLPGLYYFSYHVQVKGTNLWVALYKNGNPIMYTYDEYKKGYLDQASGSAVMDLAENDQVWLQIPNAESNGLYSSDYIHSSFSGFLFGLT from the coding sequence tCATTCCAGTACCAGAGCAAGGCCCAACAGGACCCCCGGGGCCTGCTGGTCCGAGAGGACTGCCTGGACCCCCAGGGCCTCAAGGAAAGCCAGGCTATGGAGTTCCTGGGCCACAAGGAGCACAAGGAGTGCCAGGACCACCAGGATATTCATCTATCGGAAAACCAGGATTTCCAGGCATACCAGGAAAGCAAGGAGAACCTGGAAAACCAGGGGAAAAGGGGGACATTGGGCCAATTGGACTCCCTGGTACAAGAGGGCAGCAGGGACCACCAGGAATCTCAGGTCCGACTGGAATTTCTGCAGCTGGAATCCCAGGTTCAAAGGGAACAGTGGGGCCACCAGGGCCAAGAGGCATTCCTGGATTCAAGGGTGAACCTGGTATTCCTGGCATCAATGGACTCAAGGGACAAAATGGTTATGGCATTCCAGGTCACCCAGGGGAAAGGGGGCTTCCTGGGTTAGCAGGACCACCAGGGCCTCAAGGTCTTACTGGGATAGGTAAGCCTGGGATAAATGGGCTTCCAGGGCAGCCAGGAAAAGTAGGTGATCAAGGCTTGCCAGGTGAACAAGGACCCCAGGGTCTTTCAGGTCCCCAGGGCCCTTTTGGACAACCTGGACTACCAGGAGTTGGAAAGCCAGGCTCAAATGGTGTCCCTGGAATGATTGGCCCACAAGGGCCCAAAGGACAACCAGGACTCCCAGGAATGCCAGGCCCTCAAGGCTTGCCAGGCTTTGGGAAACCAGGATTGTCAGGGTTAAAGGGGCACAGAGGACTTGACGGAGCACCTGGTATACCTGGATTAAAAGGTGAACAGGGTTCTGATGGTTATCCAGGGCCACCCGGGTTACCAGGCCAGATAGGAATTCAAGGTATACAAGGACCTAGAGGGACACCAGGAGAAGCTGGTCTGCCTGGACATAAAGGTGATGTTGGACCAAAAGGTTCTGCAGGCATTCCAGGACCTAATGGTGAAAGAGGTATGCCTGGATTAGATGGAAAACCAGGATATCCAGGTGAATCAGGTCTTGCTGGCCTCAAGGGTCACCCAGGCATATCTGGCCAAAAAGGAGAGAAAGGCATTGTGGGGCCTCCTGGTCTCCCAGGAATTGCTGGTCCTATAGGGCCTCGTGGAGAAACAGGCTACAATGGTGAACAAGGACCTAGAGGAGTCACAGGCATACCAGGTATGAGGGGGCCAGCAGGGCCTCCAGGTATACCAGGTCTTCCAGGTCAAAAGGGGGAAACAGGGGCCCCAGGAATACCAGGCCCAGCTGGCATTGCAGTAAAGGGAATGCAAGGACCAATGGGCCACTCTGGAATTCCAGGCCAAAGAGGGATGAATGGGGAGCAAGGTGTACCTGGGCCACCTGGTCCACCAGGTGAGCCAGGCCAGGTTATAATGCCACATTACATGCCAGATGGCTATGCAAAATCAGGTCAAGTTCAGAGTCTAAGAGAGGTTCAGGCATCGGCTTTTACTGCTATTCTAACTAAAGCATATCCATCAGTGGGAATACCCATAAAATTTGACAGAATTCTGTATAACAAACAAAATCATTATGACTCTAGAACTGGAATATTTACATGTCGATTACCAGGACTTTATTATTTTTCCTACCATGTACAAGTCAAAGGCACAAATCTTTGGGTTGCATTATACAAAAATGGCAATCCAATAATGTACACTTATGATGAATATAAGAAAGGATACCTTGACCAAGCATCAGGCAGTGCTGTTATGGACTTAGCTGAGAATGATCAAGTATGGCTTCAGATACCAAATGCAGAATCCAATGGTTTATATTCATCCGACTATATACATTCATCTTTCTCAGGATTTTTGTTCGGTTTAACATAA